The window ccgccccctcctcagattggatctgagggtgcCGGCcaacctctcccttgcccctatatatatgtggggggtgggagggcagccgcacccaagttctggcgcagccctcccccactcccaagtccttctcctctcccgcgatgcttggcgaagccctgcaggactgccacgctcctccttcactaccacgccgttgtgctgctgctggacggagtcttccccaacctctccctctctccttgctggatcaaggcatgggagccgtcaccgggctgcatgtgtgttgaacacggaggtgccgtccgttcggcactaggatctccggtgatttggatcacgacgagtacgactccttcaaccccgttcacttgaacgcttctgcttagcgatctacaagggtatgtagatgcactctccttcccctcgttgctagtttctccataaatagatcttggtgactcgtaggaaaattttgaatttctgctacgttccccaacaagtgttCCCTTTTTTTCAGGTTCCTCCGGCTTAGGCTCCTTCGGCGCCGGCCCCCGCGTCTCCTTCCTAGAGCGATGCGCGGCGCCCACCCCCAGCGCCCCCCGGCACGGCGCCTTTTGCCGCCGCCACCCGGTTTCTCGACTCCTTCCCCCGAGGTCGAGTCTGACCGAGCCCCCGGGTCCCCGTCTCCCTCCTCCAAGGTTGAGCCGGTGGGCACCTCACCCGCCACCCCAGCTGGCAACGCACCCCTGCGATGGGCTCGGCGTCCTCCTCGCTTGTCGCCCATTCCGTCGCCGGCTCGTCCGGCGCTGCTGCCGCCGCGGCCCCCGCCACCGCGGCCCCCACCACGTGTGCACCCATCGCCGCCAGCGTCCCTGTCATCGCTGCGGCCCCTGCCGCCACCGTGGCCCCCACCGTCGCGGCCCTGCTGTCCGGCCGCTTGGCGTGACTATCCGTGCCCAAGGAGGAGTGCTTCGGCCGAGCACGTGCTACTCCTTCGATGAGTATGTGTGCGCCGCCTTGACCTCGATGCCATCACCCATCCCCACCTCCGCTCGCGCTGCCCTTCGGGATCCCCATTGGCTAGCTGTGATGCACGAGAAGTTCGACGCCCTACAGCGCAGCCGCACGTGGTGGCTTGTCCTGCGACCCCCTCGTGCCAACATCATCTCTAGCAACtgggtgtttcgccacaagacTCGTCCGGACGGTTCTCTCGAGCACTACAAGACTCGGTGGGACGTTCATGGTTTTCGGCAGCGCGCGAGCGTgggcttcaccgacaccttcgccccggttgtgAAACCGGGCATGATTCGCGCCGTGCTCCAGCTGGCGGTCTCACACGCCTGGCCTGTGCACCAGTTGGATGTttccaacgccttcttgcacgaCCATCTCGCCGAGCAGTTGTTCTGTGAGCAGCGCCCACTGGTTTCGTCGATGCCGAGCACCCCGActtcgtgtgcttgctctcccgttctctttacgggttgaagcaggtgCCTCGGGCTTGGTACCAGCGTATCGTAGCCTTCCTGCAGTCTCTGGGATTTCGGTCCACTCGCTCCGATGCTTTACTCTTCGTGTACCATCAGGGAGCTGACACTGCATATCTGctgctctacgtcgacgacatcatcctcacgACGTCCACCCCTGATATCCTTCAGCGGCTGactgctcgtcttcgtgatgagttcgCCCTGAAGGACTTGGGGTccctgcactacttcctcggcatcgaggtggTCCGACGGCCTAACGGCTTCtttctgcatcagcagaagtacgccCAACGAGCTCCTGGAGCGTGCCGGTATGCTTAACTACAAGCTGGCGCCCACCCCCGTCGACGCGAAGGCTAAGGTCTCTGCTCTAGAGGGGTCTCTCGCGTCCGATGCAACATTTTCGCTCCATCGTCGGTGCTTTACAGTACCTGACGCTCACCCGACCTGACCTGCAGTACGCTGTCCAGCAGGCGTGCCTCCACATGCACGCTCTGCGTGACTCTCACTGGACCTTGGTGAAGCATATTCTCCGTTATATACGCATCACCATGTCTTTgggactcaccctgacggcctccgcctccaccgacctcgtggCCTACTCGGATGTCGACTGGGCTGGTTGCCCCGACACTCGACGCTCTACgtcaggctactgcgtctaccttggcCCTCGTTGATCTCTTGGTCATCGAAGCGGCAACCCACGGTCTCCCGCTCCAGCGCCGAGGCAGAGTATCGTGCTGTGGCTAATGCCGTGGCCGGATGCTTTTGGCTACGTCAGCTGcttcaggagttgctttgtgatgttcacaaggccactcttgtctactgcgataacgtcggcgcggtctacctctccgccaacccggtgcaccatcgacgtacgaagcatattgagctcgatattcaGTTCGTGCGCGAGCAAGTTGCCCTTGGCCGTGTTCGGGTTCTTTACGTGCCGACGACGCAACAATTTGCTGATGTTatgactaagggattgcctactccCGTCTTTGAGGAGTTTCAGTCCAGTCTCCGTGTCTTCAACGACGCTTCGATTAAGGGGGGTGTTGAGTATGTATTTTGTATTGCACGTAtattggagttgtggcccacctcctaatcttgtatagttgaggtagagaCCCTCCCTGTATTATATATACATGCACAACACTCCATCAATACAATGTTCATTGTATTGCAAATCTCTCCGTCTACAACATGTATCCCTATTGTCCTGAGTGTTATTTGTCTACCAAGTGCCTACGGAAATACACGAGGGTGTCATCCTGCGCTTGGTAAATTGCTTACCATACGAGTGCCCGATGAACTGCACTCGATACAGTTGCTGGTACTCGGTGCAATTCAAGTTTCCGGTAGTTTTGGTCATGCATCCGGGGACGGAGCCCCTCCCGCCGTCTTATGGTCCGCGGCGAGCTCTCCCCGAGGGATCTCGCGGCAGCAAGTTTCGCCGTGGTTCCCGCAGGCCTGTCCAACTCCGAGCACCCCGCTCAAGGCGCCGGCGTGGAGCAGAAGCAGGTAGAACAGCTGCGTCAGCGTCGAGATCGTGATGAACGCCTCCAACGTCCTCTGCCAGCAAGACGAACACATAATTCATAAGTTGAATCATCGAAAGGAAAAGCAGTGTGATGAGTTGCTAGCAGATAGCGACGTACCAGGCGCCTTCCTCGGTTCCCCAGAGTGATATGCTTGCACGCGAGGCTGCAGATGTTCAGGAAAAGATGGCACAGCACTGTGAGTTACGTACTGGAGTAGCAGATAGAGAGGGATTACATTTTTGAAACAGGCGGTGCGAGTGTGAGTGTAGAGCAGAACCCGAAGGCGAGGGCGGTGAGCGCCCAGGAGACGAGCCCGGTGGAGGCCGCGGCGGCGAGGCTCTCGCTGTGCCAGGGCGCCCTGACGTGGAGCAGGGCGGGGAGCACCGAGCAGGCGCCGACCACCCCGGCCATGAGCGAGAAGACGAGCAGATACCCCGTCGCCGTGTTACCTCCTAGATCTGCACACCACGTCACGTCGTTAACCAGACCAGATCATGTCGCACGCAAGGACGTACGACCACTGCAAGACGTAGTACTACGTAACGTACGGCGGTGCGTCTCGCGGTCGATGAACTTGTTGAGCGACCAGCCGGCGATGCCGAGGACGGCGGCGTGCATGACGAGGTTGATGCACAGCAGGGGCCCGATGTACCGCCTGCTCGCCGCGCCCACGGCCATGGATCCACCACTGCTAGCTCCCCGGCCAGGAATGCTAGTACCTAGCCTAGGCCGCAGGTCTCGAGTGTGGGCAATTGATTTGGTGACTCTGGTCGCTATGTAACTACTACTGGAAGTGTTCGAGCGTCCAGCCGAGGGGGGCCGTTTGTGATGACGCGCACTAGAAGTTTCGTGCAACGGCAATGCTGTTGTGCACGCGAAGCTAGCGTGGAGGACGGGGTCCGCTTGTACCGTCTGCACGCAAAGGCAGGTACTACATAGTAACATGGGCCAGCTTCGGACGGCGACTGCCGGCCAGCCCACCGATGTACTCCTACGGGACAATGTGGTCTGGTATGGAGTATGGTGCTGTGAGCTGAGACCTCTGTTCCTAGGACAGCCAACCAGACAGTGGGGGCAGCCACAGATTTCTAAGATAGGCAGCCAGCCAATCAGAGCCCACCATCCTGCCATGTGGCCGATCAGCGCGCAAAAGCATCAAATCAAATGATTAGAGTCTGGGACACAAGAAGAAAGAGAGGCCCAGGGACGCACAGGACTAGAAGCGTGTCAGCATAGGCGAGAGCCAGAGAAGAGCTTGCAGGTGAGAACATGGCCGCAACGGCGTGCTCTACGGCGCTTCTGGGTGTAGCAGGAGCACGCCTCCCCGCCGGCGCGCCGCCAACCGTTCTTCTCCCACGGCGTAACTTCTCCCCTCTTCGCCTCCAAGGCGCGCACGGTACCTATACTGCGTACTACATTCCGCAATGGCGATGCCCAGATAAGTAGACACATTAACAATTAGTACGATCTGTTAACCAGATGCACCGCGGCTCTCTCTGCTCCGGGCGAAGGCCGCCTCCGATGACACCTCTGCCGCGAGCGGCGACGAGCTCGTCGACGACCTGAAAGCCAAGGTACTCTCGAAACAGGAGGCGCGACCTTTGGTAAGCTAGGTAGAACGGCGAGCTGACCAGCTTGAGCGACGGTGCGTACGTGTTGTTTGCTTTGTCGCAGTGGGACGCCGTCGAGAACAAGTCCACCGTGCTGACGTACGCCGGCGGCGCCATCGTCGCCGTATGGTTCTCCTCCGTCATCGTCGGCGCCGTCAACTCCCTGCCTCTGGTGCGTACGTCGACCGCCGGTGCTCATACATGAGTGCATGGCCGCCGTCTTGGCTCCGATCAGATCATGCCGTCGTGTGTCCACTCATCAGACTTGAGCGCTGACACGTTGTTTAATTTCTGCATGCAGCTTCCCAAAATCATGGAGCTTGTTGGGCTCGGCTACACCGGATGGTTCGTGTACCGCTACCTCCTCTTCAAGGTGCGCGATCAGTTACAGGCTCGCTTAGTCGGTAGTATCTGGTGGTAGAACTAATTCGATTGCAAGAAACCTGCAATTCGTTAACATGATCTTGGACAAAATACTATTGCAGGAACGCAGGAAAGAGCTGGCCGACGACGTGGAGTCTTTGAAGAAGAGCATTGCTGGTACAGAGGCAGagtaataaaagaaaataatgttgTATGGATTATTATTTTGTTGGACGATTATTCAGAGAACGCTTATCCGAGGGTTTGCTTGTTTTTTTAACAAGACAAAAGACTTGCTATTTCCATTGATTAACAAAGAATGTTTAGACAAAATCCGTCTAGTAAGAAAACAAAGATTACTCTTGTGACATTATACAATACTCAAGTGTGTAGTCCCAGCCAAGGGATGGAATCTATCCTCCTTGTTGATCTTCGAGATAATCACCATCGCCGGGGCACTGTGATTGCGTAAGACTAACATTCCGTTCTTTCCAAACGTGTCACCTAATAAGCATCATCACGGGAGAGGTGGCGTGTGGGCAGTGGGTGCAGGGTGGCGCGACCATGGCGGCCGTGGCCTGAGGGTCTCCGGCGGACAGCGGACCTGCAAAAGGTGTCGGTGCGGCCGTGATCTCCGACAGGCAGCGGATCTAGCAGACCTGCAAGAGGAGCTGGTGGCGCGCAACCGGTGAGGCCATGATCTTCGGCTTACAGCGGATCTGGGCCGTGAGCCAGATCTGGGCCCAATCAGGACCCATCCTGCGCGCGAGGTTGGTTGTGGCTTCGGCTACACCGGTCATGTGTTGGGGAACTCCTATTTGGACGCATTCTGCGTCAAACAGCTGCGCGACGCACGCACAGaaccccgactgggccggcccaatagtGGGCGCGCTTGCTTGTACAGTAGCGCGGCGATATTAATGTGAAAAAAAAACCAAGCTTGCAATGATGCCAGGATTCGATCTCTGCACCTCCATGTTGCGTACGAGAGGAGCTAACCAGTAGACGTAACAAGCCTTGTTGCTAAATATGAAGCGTGCTAGTATAAGAACTAATACCAATGAAGAATGTGGAcagtattttttgaatttttctaaacTTTCCTTCGAAATTGTGAATTTCTTTTAACAAACGGGAAGTGTACCAAAATACGATAAGAAAAATTAACAACtcagaactattttcaaatttcaaaaaagtAAAACAAAAGACGTGAACATTTTTCGACAGACTGGTTTTTGAAATtcgtggacattttctgaaaacccAAACATTTATAGAATTTTGAGAACAAAAAATTGATAATGGGAACAAATTTCAAAAGCACAAACAGTTTTTGTGAATAAAAAAGGAACAAACTTGAAAACAAGAACAttatttgaaattgtgaacaatatttgaaaatTGTGAtctctttcaaatttgtgaacaaattttttaAAATTGGAACATCTTTGGAATctaaaaaaagaaaatataaaaagaAGATGAGAACATTTTAAAAATTTGTGAACCCATTTTTTTGAATCTGTGAACAATTTTAGAAacatgagaacatttttttaaaaatgaaCAATCTTTGAAAAGTTGTAACACTTTTTGAAATACCcgaacatttttggaatttgtgaacaaatttttttCCGAACTTTTATAGAAACATGAAAAATAACAACAAAAAAGTAAAGGAaaataaaaaccaaaaagaaacggagaacatattttgaaaactcgaatttttttcaaaattacgAACAAATTTTCAAAACAAGAAATTTTATAAAATTCCCTGAACATTTTTCTAGttgacaaacattttttgaatcttgagaacaaacttGAAACGGATaacaaatttggaagcatgaacaattttttaaagtgcAAACATTTTTTCGAATCTTGAGACCAAATTtcgaaatggagaacaaatttggaagcgggaacaatttttgaaagcaccgacattttttgaatcttgagaacaaatttgaaacaaagaacaaatttggacaatttcttaaagcatgaacattttttgaatcttgagaacatatttatgaatgaaaagaatattttttgaacaaaaatataaaatcccgaacattttttgaatttagagaacaaaattttcaaattgagaacaaaatttgaacataAATATTTTCTGAaagtacgaacattttttgaatcttgagaacaaattttaaaacgaagaacaaatttggataatttcttaaagcatgaacattttttgaatcttgagaacaaatttatgAATGAAAAGAACATTTTCTGAACAAACTTGTTCACGAACATTTTTGAAAAagcgcgaacatttttttgaaagagaaaacataaacttgaaagacaaaaaagaaaaaaagaaaagtaaaagaaacagaaatagaaaaagaaaagaaaataaaaaaccggttcaggaaccttctagaaggttcccaaatccGGAAAAAACCCAGCTGGgaacctctagaaggttcccaaaaccgggagcGCTGGACGATTAAACgggccggcccgttgcgtcgctgcTCGGTCGCTCGCCTGTGCGAAGCGCCGGCAGTTTGACGCAACGAGCGGCATATAGGATTTTCCCATGTGTTGTACCCAAGCGTCTTGCTACCTTCTCCTCCACGGCCAGTCGGGCTGGAGTTTACTGGCGGTGTGGGGGTTGCTGGTCTTGTGAATAAAGGCGGTGATCATTGTGTTCTTTTCGCAACAAGGGAACGGTCTGCATGATCGGGCAACGATGGCGCTTCTGCACTATTCCCTTATTGAAGGCGTCATTTTTGGAGGACTTTTTTGTTTCTCGGGTGTTGTCCTTGGTGGTGGTTTGTGTGGTGCTACTGACAGGAGTTGATCATTGTGGTGGGgcctttattttccatttttttgttttctttttcaggTTGTGTGCATTCTGAATGTCTTCGCGACATTTTGTTGGTGCAGAGGCTGGATGTAATTGGTATCTTggtgatattaatatattccctttgTAAAAAAAACGAGCATCATTGAGGAGGAGATGGCCTTCCTATGTTGGCCCCTCATGCTAGCCATACCGACCGGCCAGTCCTTCACCAAGGCAACTAGGCGCTAATTTGAAGCCATGATGTGATGGAGCACAAGCCAGGTAGTAACGTCCGACCAAATATGTCGTGTTTATCTGTAGTAACAAATGAGGTGCACCACATACTCCTAGAATTGCGCTTATATAGGAGGCACAACCCATGATTTGGCAATTCACGACGAAGCAACCTATCGGCCGTCCAAACTCTATCCGGGATGATAAGCCAAACAAAGAAATTGTACCTTGGGGGTGGGAAGCCCAAGCCCTCCACACTATGGGAACCATGGCCATGGAGGTCAGCCCAACAAATTGCACCTTGTATGTCGAGGTCGTCAAGTACTCCCCACTAACAATGAATTTAGGTAATGGTGTCCAGGATTCCTTGGGTGAGGTGAATATGAGCAAGATTTTCCCAAAAGGGCAATAAGCTCGTGGATGTGCTCTATTAACAAGGCACGGTGAGTGTAAATTTGGTGGACCAATGAGTTACAGAAAAAGGCTTTTGCCCCGTTATATATATAAAGCAATGATCAACGGCCCGAACAAATGCACGCTCCCACACCACACCCACACACACCTAAGGCAAGATACATAggtgctgagcgcagcaacaccatccCTAGCACTACacgagtcactacaaaaaaaaagacacatccgtgacattttgggccgaacgaattttttttctatcatacatatgacacttctatgacgataattgtgacagaacccggtatcatcatagatgtggtgggctcctacttctatgacaaaaaatcatgatagaaaatgggtttttcatccTGGGAGGGCTGGAgatgtagctgcatgacattctttgggccgtccatgacggaaaaaaccgtggtagaagcgagggggaggaaaatttcggggagttgccggttatggtgggaggtcgggggccgagcgatgcgcgtttctcttgtacacgtacgcgcgtgtgtgcgagatgttggctctaactgaacccgagtgaggcgttgggctctaactgaacccgagcgattgcactgcaggctacgcgttactgaacccgagcgatcggtcgatggctgttaactgaacccgatggagcgattcctttgctgctactgctaactgaagcNNNNNNNNNNNNNNNNNNNNNNNNNNNNNNNNNNNNNNNNNNNNNNNNNNNNNNNNNNNNNNNNNNNNNNNNNNNNNNNNNNNNNNNNNNNNNNNNNNNNNNNNNNNNNNNNNNNNNNNNNNNNNNNNNNNNNNNNNNNNNNNNNNNNNNNNNNNNNNNNNNNNNNNNNNNNNNNNNNNNNNNNNNNNNNNNNNNNNNNNNNNNNNNNNNNNNNNNNNNNNNNNNNNNNNNNNNNNNNNNNNNNNNNNNNNNNNNNNNNNNNNNNNNNNNNNNNNNNNNNNNNNNNNNNNNNNNNNNNNNNNNNNNNNNNNNNNNNNNNNNNNNNNNNNNNNNNNNNNNNNNNNNNNNNNNNNNNNNNNNNNNNNNNNNNNNNNNNNNNNNNNNNNNNNNNNNNNNNNNNNNNNNNNNNNNNNNNNNNNNNNNNNNNNNNNNNNNNNNNNNNNNNNNNNNNNNNNNNNNNNNNNNNNNNNNNNNNNNNNNNNNNNNNNNNNNNNNNNNNNNNNNNNNNNNNNNNNNNNNNNNNNNNNNNNNNNNNNNNNNNNNNNNNNNNNNNNNNNNNNNNNNNNNNNNNNNNNNNNNNNNNNNNNNNNNNNNNNNNNNNNNNNNNNNNNNNNNNNNNNNNNNNNNNNNNNNNNNNNNNNNNNNNNNNNNNNNNNNNNNNNNNNNNNNNNNNNNNNNNNNNNNNNNNNNNNNNNNNNNNNNNNNNNNNNNNNNNNNNNNNNNNNNNNNNNNNNNgacccccgtttcgaccgtaggaggtccgtttcgtccgttttgtggtacgccacacccctcccgatcaacaggacccccgtttcgaccgtaggaggtcagtttcctccgttttgcggtacgccacacccctcttgatcaataggacccccgtttcgaccgtaggaggtctgttttctccgttttgcggtacgccacacccctcccgatcaacaggaccccattccgaacgtaggaggtccgtttcctccgttccgcggtacgccagacctcgtttccatcgcctgttccgtccaagccctcccgatgaacacaaccatgcattccgttccgacccaatcggttggctcccacgcgtttcattgcctcccgatgaacacaacgcattccgttgcctcccgatgaacacgacgcattccgttgcctccccgtgaacacgacgacgacactgtttctccgttccgacctagccatgtacacgagccctcgccgtatgtatgcgcgagtaggcgttcgagacccgcccgtatgtacacatacgtggctgtattttctttcttgtaccctggccgctgtacgtacgtgtacatactaCGTCCGCGCctttactacaacacgtgcgcgcctctacatccaccagtatatatgtacgtacacgttcgcgaccagaatgacaacgctacgtacgcttcgaccaggtgggtcccgactgccaggcacttcctggcctgcgaagatgtagctggtgggtcccagcagttaggggggcgaattgttttttttgcccggacgcacttccttgcgtgcgaagatgtagctggtgggtcccagcagtcaggggggcgaatcgtttttttttgcccggacgcacttccttgcgtgcgaaggtgtagttggtgggtcccagcagtcaggggggaaacatttttttcacgaaatacggtggcccgtccggtgggtccccgttgtcaggtggaggaataattattttgcgcgtaataaggaggcacttccttactgcggccgtggacccagctgtcagcctctccacgcacagtactcttccgatggaagtcggtcgttgaccacattgaccacgccgcgccgagagcaccacgacagtggacgacgacgaggcctaggaaggggacgacacggaggcagggaagactcgacagttgtttcccacgcggaggggagtacgactgtacgagggtttactggttcatataccgtcgccggagaataacagcaggtgtgggtgagtagagggatggctaggccagcgatgggagtacggtagggcggtgaggcctgcgcggcagcacagccggccgcagggaggagggagcaggcagtcccgccgactgttgtttgagcggctggagcaggaagagcagagattgaagaagcacgacggccgttggatggacatccaaccgtcactgcttgtgcgccaatcattttttaggaaagcctcaaatctgtggaaaatagcatacaacccatctaccattatttctaata is drawn from Triticum dicoccoides isolate Atlit2015 ecotype Zavitan chromosome 6B, WEW_v2.0, whole genome shotgun sequence and contains these coding sequences:
- the LOC119323897 gene encoding membrane protein PM19L-like, which encodes MLLCSTCLCVQTVQADPVLHASFACTTALPLHETSSARHHKRPPSAGRSNTSSSSYIATRVTKSIAHTRDLRPRLGTSIPGRGASSGGSMAVGAASRRYIGPLLCINLVMHAAVLGIAGWSLNKFIDRETHRHLGGNTATGYLLVFSLMAGVVGACSVLPALLHVRAPWHSESLAAAASTGLVSWALTALAFGLACKHITLGNRGRRLRTLEAFITISTLTQLFYLLLLHAGALSGVLGVGQACGNHGETCCREIPRGELAADHKTAGGAPSPDA
- the LOC119326316 gene encoding protein CURVATURE THYLAKOID 1A, chloroplastic-like isoform X1; translated protein: MAATACSTALLGVAGARLPAGAPPTVLLPRRNFSPLRLQGAHDAPRLSLLRAKAASDDTSAASGDELVDDLKAKWDAVENKSTVLTYAGGAIVAVWFSSVIVGAVNSLPLLPKIMELVGLGYTGWFVYRYLLFKERRKELADDVESLKKSIAGTEAE
- the LOC119326316 gene encoding protein CURVATURE THYLAKOID 1A, chloroplastic-like isoform X2, with the translated sequence MAATACSTALLGVAGARLPAGAPPTVLLPRRNFSPLRLQDAPRLSLLRAKAASDDTSAASGDELVDDLKAKWDAVENKSTVLTYAGGAIVAVWFSSVIVGAVNSLPLLPKIMELVGLGYTGWFVYRYLLFKERRKELADDVESLKKSIAGTEAE